A single genomic interval of Mucilaginibacter robiniae harbors:
- a CDS encoding peptidase domain-containing ABC transporter yields MGYPFYRQLDSFDCGPTCLKMIAEFFGKKYSLEFLREASYITREGVSLLGVSQAAEKIGFRTLMVKVTLNGLKEECPLPVILHWNQEHFVVLYRIQTSNGFGIKNKTSKYLIADPSHGITKLSEDAFMKYWHTNEKQQGIALLIEPTAAFYAPDLGRQKNKSESSFLLSYLRPFKLPLLKLLLCMGLSVGITITLPFLTKGLIDRGVLGKSYNLILLFIGFQMLLYISSSILDILRSWLLLHMNAKISLNIISDFLKKMMLLPISFFDSKSVGDVSQRISDHHRIEVFLTTEIINTLFSFFQVLILSTILLSYKPTIWATFISFSAIGVIWIILFQNKRKKMDYLRFQQGRTAQEKLYELVVGMQEIKLYGSETEKRWEWEHLQMRQYRLNINSLKLEQFQQSGFIFFTQFKNILISYLAATAVLHGGISLGVMLSISFIIGQTNGPLQQLTQFFKSGQDAKLSFSRLQEIHVKDDEEVDGLYTIQSSQRSRIYESLHLNAVGFQYQGPRSPFVLRNVSITIPRGKTTAIVGASGSGKTTLLKILLGFYKSTQGEILVGEDKLAELSPKWWRSQCGTVMQDGYVFNDTIARNIVVDGKTIDTEKFKEAIRVSNVEEFVNQLPLKYNTKIGTSGMGLSGGQKQRILIARAVYKNPEYLFFDEATSNLDSTNETEIMDNLNEFFLGRTVVIIAHRLSTVKNADQIIVMEKGRIVEVGTHMVLTTNKGAYYKLVKDQLELDV; encoded by the coding sequence ATGGGGTATCCTTTTTATCGTCAGCTTGACTCTTTCGATTGCGGTCCTACTTGTCTAAAAATGATCGCAGAGTTTTTCGGTAAAAAGTATTCGTTAGAGTTTTTACGGGAAGCTTCTTATATCACACGCGAAGGCGTGAGTTTACTGGGTGTAAGTCAGGCAGCTGAAAAAATTGGATTTCGGACACTTATGGTGAAAGTCACCTTAAACGGATTGAAAGAGGAATGTCCCTTGCCAGTCATTTTGCACTGGAACCAAGAGCATTTTGTTGTCTTATATCGTATTCAAACAAGCAACGGATTTGGAATAAAAAACAAAACTTCAAAATATCTTATTGCTGACCCTTCTCATGGAATAACTAAGCTAAGTGAAGATGCTTTCATGAAATATTGGCATACCAATGAAAAGCAACAAGGAATTGCATTATTGATCGAGCCTACGGCAGCCTTTTACGCTCCCGATCTGGGCCGGCAAAAAAACAAAAGTGAATCTTCATTTTTACTAAGTTACCTGCGTCCTTTTAAACTCCCATTGTTAAAACTACTGCTCTGTATGGGACTATCAGTCGGAATAACGATAACCTTACCGTTCCTGACTAAAGGTTTAATAGACAGAGGTGTATTAGGGAAAAGTTATAATTTGATTCTGCTATTTATAGGCTTTCAAATGCTGCTTTATATCAGCAGCAGCATTCTTGATATTCTTCGAAGTTGGCTGCTTTTACACATGAACGCCAAAATCAGTCTGAACATTATTTCTGATTTTTTAAAAAAAATGATGCTGTTGCCAATTAGCTTTTTTGATTCGAAATCAGTTGGTGACGTTTCTCAAAGAATTAGTGACCATCATCGGATCGAAGTATTTTTAACTACAGAAATAATCAACACACTTTTTTCTTTCTTTCAGGTGTTAATTCTTTCCACAATCTTATTGTCCTACAAGCCCACTATTTGGGCTACCTTCATTTCATTTAGCGCCATAGGTGTGATTTGGATTATCCTTTTTCAAAACAAGCGAAAAAAGATGGACTACCTCCGATTTCAACAAGGTAGAACTGCACAAGAAAAGCTCTATGAATTGGTCGTAGGTATGCAAGAAATCAAACTATATGGAAGTGAAACAGAAAAACGCTGGGAATGGGAGCATTTACAAATGCGTCAATATAGACTCAATATCAACAGTCTCAAGCTCGAACAATTTCAACAATCTGGATTTATTTTTTTTACTCAATTCAAGAACATCCTAATATCTTACCTCGCTGCAACAGCAGTATTGCATGGTGGCATCAGCTTAGGAGTAATGCTTAGTATTTCATTCATCATAGGGCAGACCAACGGTCCATTACAGCAGTTGACTCAATTTTTTAAATCCGGACAAGATGCGAAACTTAGTTTCAGCAGATTACAAGAAATTCATGTTAAAGATGATGAAGAAGTTGATGGTTTATATACAATTCAGTCTTCGCAACGAAGTCGTATCTATGAAAGTCTACATTTAAACGCTGTAGGATTTCAATATCAAGGTCCCCGATCTCCATTTGTTTTAAGGAATGTCAGTATAACTATACCCAGGGGCAAGACTACTGCCATTGTAGGAGCGAGTGGTAGTGGAAAAACTACTCTGTTAAAAATTTTACTTGGCTTCTATAAGTCCACGCAAGGGGAAATTCTTGTAGGGGAAGACAAATTAGCTGAGCTATCACCCAAGTGGTGGCGAAGTCAATGCGGTACAGTTATGCAGGACGGATATGTTTTTAATGATACAATAGCAAGAAATATTGTTGTGGATGGTAAGACAATCGACACAGAAAAGTTTAAAGAAGCGATTCGTGTAAGTAACGTCGAGGAGTTTGTTAATCAACTTCCGTTAAAATATAACACTAAAATAGGAACAAGTGGAATGGGTTTAAGTGGCGGACAGAAGCAAAGAATACTAATCGCCCGAGCAGTATATAAGAACCCAGAATACTTATTTTTTGATGAAGCTACGAGCAACTTAGATTCTACTAATGAAACTGAAATTATGGATAATTTAAACGAGTTTTTCTTAGGTAGAACTGTTGTAATTATAGCTCATCGTTTGAGCACGGTCAAAAATGCGGATCAGATTATTGTTATGGAAAAAGGGCGAATTGTTGAAGTTGGAACTCATATGGTATTGACAACCAACAAGGGTGCTTATTATAAATTAGTTAAAGATCAACTTGAATTAGACGTTTAA
- a CDS encoding ABC-three component system protein gives MANNAPGQLLGFSLQYPRALWHLLNCSQDHKVCLEVIGDVGVLQPDNGVVSEEDKSSQVSNPVTDKSIDLWKTLSNWVKAVIEGEIDADKTKFLLYTNKKGRKGIVDSFHAAKDIASAKTAVHAAWKNLAKIKSDHEIHKYIEFLKSNEDILSDIVSNFEFQIGSSNGSEEVRKAIRAKHVSDSQVEYIEHALLGWLHTNVTKKLSNKEDAIVSWNEFDAYASVVFGSARRRELIDFTLQYPLEHSDVKKQKLERPPYIRQLEAIKGDDDDIQQAVTDFLKAKVNRFKWIEQELIDEPAAREFEEKLTDYWKSQKKMVNITHPGLGEEEKGQLVYNQCRIRQQVIKNQDPPPATIAGTYHLMSNSFTIGWHPKWEESFINNKSQENE, from the coding sequence ATGGCAAATAATGCCCCCGGCCAGCTATTAGGATTTTCATTACAATATCCGAGAGCGCTATGGCACCTCTTGAATTGCAGCCAAGATCATAAAGTTTGTTTGGAGGTTATAGGAGACGTTGGAGTACTTCAACCTGATAATGGCGTTGTGAGTGAAGAAGACAAATCATCTCAAGTAAGCAATCCTGTAACAGACAAATCGATAGATTTATGGAAAACTCTAAGCAACTGGGTTAAAGCTGTAATTGAAGGCGAAATTGATGCCGATAAGACTAAGTTTTTATTGTACACAAATAAAAAAGGGCGCAAAGGAATTGTAGATTCATTTCATGCCGCCAAGGACATTGCTTCTGCTAAAACCGCTGTTCATGCCGCTTGGAAAAATTTAGCTAAGATTAAATCAGATCATGAGATACATAAATATATAGAGTTTTTAAAATCTAACGAAGATATACTTTCTGATATCGTCTCCAATTTTGAATTTCAAATTGGTTCAAGTAATGGAAGTGAAGAAGTAAGAAAAGCCATCCGAGCAAAGCATGTGAGCGATTCTCAAGTCGAATATATTGAGCATGCATTATTAGGGTGGCTGCACACAAATGTAACAAAAAAGCTATCAAACAAAGAGGACGCAATTGTTTCATGGAATGAATTCGATGCCTATGCAAGTGTTGTATTTGGCAGCGCAAGGCGACGGGAACTGATAGATTTTACGCTGCAATATCCTTTAGAACATTCTGATGTGAAGAAGCAAAAGCTTGAGCGTCCTCCATACATCCGTCAACTCGAAGCAATAAAGGGGGACGACGATGATATTCAGCAGGCTGTAACTGATTTTCTAAAAGCTAAAGTGAATCGTTTCAAGTGGATCGAACAAGAACTTATAGATGAACCAGCAGCAAGAGAATTTGAAGAAAAATTAACTGACTATTGGAAGTCCCAAAAGAAAATGGTCAATATAACACACCCAGGCCTTGGTGAGGAAGAGAAAGGGCAATTGGTATATAATCAATGTAGAATCAGGCAACAAGTCATCAAAAATCAAGATCCTCCACCTGCGACTATAGCTGGTACCTATCACTTGATGTCTAACAGCTTTACTATTGGGTGGCATCCTAAGTGGGAAGAATCATTTATAAATAATAAATCGCAGGAAAATGAGTGA
- a CDS encoding three component ABC system middle component, producing MSELMEEVRLWNTPIVGAFLLYKFTQGYMSSHPNGEAPMAIQHFIAIAILTNERLKAPISNLRENLQSYVKSFEDNRSSDILLSIQERIKDKLPYTWSSIDIAVANGLLYWDVDEAKLYARLSERSPGYGNAPKAQVKKDGEKAEILGRWFSQHTINAITAYFKIIL from the coding sequence ATGAGTGAATTAATGGAAGAAGTGAGATTGTGGAATACTCCTATTGTTGGCGCATTTTTACTTTATAAATTCACGCAAGGATATATGTCGTCTCATCCAAATGGTGAGGCTCCCATGGCTATTCAACATTTTATCGCAATAGCAATTCTGACAAATGAACGGCTTAAAGCGCCAATTAGCAATTTAAGGGAGAATCTTCAATCATATGTAAAGAGTTTTGAGGATAATCGTAGTTCCGATATACTTCTGAGCATTCAGGAAAGAATAAAAGACAAGCTTCCCTACACTTGGTCTTCGATAGATATAGCAGTTGCAAATGGGCTATTGTACTGGGATGTGGATGAAGCCAAGCTTTATGCAAGGCTTTCTGAAAGGAGTCCCGGCTATGGAAATGCTCCAAAAGCGCAAGTTAAGAAAGATGGTGAAAAAGCTGAAATACTAGGTAGATGGTTTTCACAGCACACTATAAATGCTATAACCGCTTATTTTAAAATAATACTTTAA
- a CDS encoding TetR/AcrR family transcriptional regulator yields the protein MASKDRILRLKEETRINILDAALQIVKHEGWQALSMRKIADVIEYTAPIIYEYFANKEAILLELTRKGYLMLSRELQEAKQEHRLPENQLEAMWLTYWNFAFANKELYQVMFGVSTNCCCEMVNKLPEAELPWDLFSTAIGELMQIEDIGSDVICTKYYTFWSIVHGLISINLVSRGSSDEVNRQVLKDAITGIIKSITP from the coding sequence ATGGCAAGCAAAGACAGGATATTACGTTTGAAGGAAGAAACCAGAATTAACATTCTGGATGCTGCCTTACAAATTGTAAAGCATGAAGGATGGCAGGCCCTGAGCATGCGCAAGATTGCTGATGTGATTGAATATACTGCACCCATTATTTATGAGTATTTTGCCAACAAAGAAGCTATTTTGCTGGAGCTTACCCGTAAAGGGTATTTAATGCTGTCAAGGGAATTGCAGGAAGCCAAACAGGAGCACCGTTTACCCGAAAATCAGCTAGAAGCGATGTGGCTGACTTACTGGAACTTTGCTTTTGCCAACAAAGAGCTGTATCAGGTAATGTTTGGTGTATCTACCAACTGTTGTTGCGAAATGGTTAATAAGTTGCCCGAAGCCGAGTTGCCTTGGGATTTATTCAGTACAGCTATTGGCGAACTGATGCAGATAGAAGATATAGGTTCGGATGTGATTTGCACCAAGTATTACACGTTCTGGTCCATCGTTCACGGGCTCATTTCCATTAATTTAGTAAGTCGCGGATCATCAGATGAGGTTAACCGTCAGGTACTTAAAGATGCAATTACCGGCATTATCAAGTCTATAACACCATAA
- a CDS encoding helix-turn-helix domain-containing protein → MDITALPCLRFSSQTGKKVPVSYPANPGTIGEHLKKKRIDSKLLQKDVAKILGVTEDCITNWEKNRSIPQIQFFPNIIQFLGYLPYSFDLTTLSGKLKAYRHVKGISQKKLGTMLNVDGATICSWEQGESQPYQRTLQKINTLFKKFSGASFSMDRSNLVIYFAILGALTRRFRRRRISGLC, encoded by the coding sequence ATGGACATAACTGCGTTGCCTTGTTTGCGTTTTTCAAGCCAAACCGGAAAAAAGGTGCCCGTTTCTTACCCTGCAAATCCAGGTACGATAGGCGAACACCTGAAGAAGAAGCGGATTGATTCAAAGCTATTGCAAAAAGATGTAGCAAAGATATTGGGTGTCACTGAAGATTGCATCACTAACTGGGAAAAAAACAGAAGTATTCCCCAAATACAATTCTTTCCAAATATCATCCAGTTTCTAGGTTACCTGCCATACAGCTTTGACCTGACAACACTATCCGGCAAGCTGAAAGCCTACAGGCACGTAAAAGGGATCAGTCAGAAAAAGCTGGGCACAATGCTGAATGTGGACGGTGCTACCATATGCAGCTGGGAACAAGGCGAAAGTCAGCCTTATCAGCGAACATTACAAAAGATCAATACCCTTTTCAAAAAATTTTCAGGGGCGTCATTTAGTATGGATAGGTCAAATCTGGTAATCTATTTTGCTATTCTGGGAGCATTGACCAGACGTTTCCGTAGGAGGCGGATCAGTGGGTTGTGTTAA
- a CDS encoding AI-2E family transporter — MAIVTFVVSLAFFLMDVKYAFLLGLITGLFNIIPCSRILTALILSAAITFATAAVTSEVLLAIIPRVIAHLIDSNVLLSVIVGSKVRTNAFMTVPGVVIGEMIGSVPGMFLSIAVIAVLKNILDLWKACNLGHYTWR, encoded by the coding sequence GTGGCCATCGTTACATTTGTCGTCAGTTTGGCTTTCTTTCTGATGGATGTAAAGTATGCATTCCTATTGGGGCTCATCACCGGACTGTTCAACATCATTCCTTGTAGCCGCATACTGACCGCATTGATCCTGAGTGCTGCAATCACGTTTGCGACCGCCGCTGTGACAAGTGAAGTGTTGCTGGCGATCATCCCACGGGTTATCGCGCATCTGATCGACAGTAATGTATTGTTGTCGGTGATTGTAGGATCCAAGGTACGGACCAACGCCTTTATGACCGTGCCGGGTGTAGTGATCGGCGAAATGATAGGGAGCGTACCGGGCATGTTTTTATCGATAGCAGTCATTGCTGTGTTAAAGAACATATTAGATCTGTGGAAAGCCTGCAATTTGGGGCATTACACTTGGCGATGA
- a CDS encoding DUF3732 domain-containing protein: protein MQFQIVRIIIWPKKEELIPQVVDFAKGKLNVITGASRTGKSAIIPIIDYCLGSKDCSIPIDTIRDYASWYGVVVSTSVEQILFARRVPIGNQSSNDFYMLRGIAIVPPIKITEPNEKLESIKHILNGISAVPYLSLNGNDEIGFSGRLSFRDLMAFVFQSQDIVANQNILFYKTHAHEHREKLRNWFPFIIGAEDTQMLQSRIRIQEIEKNLNRLKRELERVGNISANWVKNMQGHLRIAREYGLLSDDYVETNDTDYLIEIASSLLELEPDHSRTSVKNIEGSNEELRALEDEEEKLSFDIAAIKKRLNDLRGLQSGLQDYGNSVMRRRDRLHISKWLDDMSTTSGACPSCGSTEHPSESSELEKISRVFKKLEEESKKVAEVPGSFPREEEKLKLDLAKLLEDKRVLQERYDLIRARDKKVQEEFQQRKNMYLFLGHLRAHYEIFKQLGDGGDLQIQIDLLQTEYDQLLKLVDAEGVTKRVQAATARIATKMLTHLKGLDVEDKYKEVAPRFDIRDLNIQVLGSTSHWHFLAQVGSASNWVSFHIALMCALQEFFLGLKNSPVPSFVIFDQPSQVYFPKLKKKHSDESVDLDVKFEDDEDAEAVRKIFQTISKSISESNGLWQAIILDHADDSIYGKDVHEVAVWRNGDKLIPSTWVE, encoded by the coding sequence ATGCAGTTTCAGATAGTTAGAATTATTATTTGGCCAAAAAAAGAGGAGCTTATTCCCCAAGTAGTTGACTTCGCGAAAGGTAAACTAAACGTAATAACAGGAGCATCACGCACAGGAAAATCAGCAATCATTCCAATAATTGATTATTGCTTAGGATCGAAAGATTGTTCCATACCGATAGATACAATTCGTGATTATGCTAGTTGGTATGGAGTAGTAGTTAGTACCTCTGTCGAACAAATCCTGTTTGCAAGGCGCGTTCCAATAGGTAATCAATCATCGAATGATTTTTACATGCTTCGCGGAATCGCTATTGTGCCTCCTATAAAAATTACTGAGCCTAATGAAAAGTTAGAAAGTATTAAACATATCTTAAATGGAATATCAGCTGTACCATACTTAAGCCTCAATGGAAATGACGAAATTGGTTTTTCAGGTAGGCTAAGTTTTAGAGACTTGATGGCATTTGTGTTTCAAAGCCAGGATATAGTTGCAAATCAAAACATCCTCTTTTATAAAACACATGCTCATGAGCATAGGGAAAAACTTCGAAACTGGTTTCCCTTTATAATTGGCGCAGAAGACACACAAATGCTTCAGTCACGGATCAGGATACAGGAAATTGAAAAGAATCTGAATCGCCTGAAGAGAGAACTGGAGCGGGTCGGAAATATTTCGGCAAATTGGGTGAAGAATATGCAGGGTCATCTAAGAATTGCCAGGGAATATGGTCTTTTGAGTGATGATTATGTTGAAACTAACGATACCGATTATCTTATTGAAATTGCCTCATCATTATTAGAACTAGAACCGGATCATTCACGCACATCTGTTAAAAATATAGAAGGATCAAATGAAGAATTGCGAGCGTTAGAAGATGAAGAAGAGAAGCTTAGCTTTGATATTGCAGCTATCAAAAAGCGGCTGAACGATCTTCGAGGTCTACAATCTGGTTTGCAAGATTATGGCAATTCAGTAATGCGTAGAAGAGATCGTCTTCACATCTCCAAATGGCTTGACGACATGAGCACTACAAGTGGCGCATGCCCCTCATGTGGCAGTACAGAACATCCATCTGAATCTTCTGAATTAGAAAAAATTTCTAGAGTTTTTAAGAAGTTAGAAGAAGAGTCAAAGAAGGTAGCTGAAGTTCCCGGATCATTCCCTCGTGAGGAAGAAAAGCTAAAACTAGATTTGGCGAAATTGTTAGAAGATAAAAGAGTATTACAAGAGAGATACGACCTTATAAGAGCCAGGGACAAAAAGGTTCAGGAGGAATTTCAGCAGCGTAAAAACATGTATCTTTTTTTAGGTCATTTAAGGGCCCACTATGAAATTTTTAAACAGCTGGGTGATGGAGGTGACTTACAAATTCAAATTGATCTTTTACAAACTGAATACGATCAATTGCTCAAATTAGTGGATGCAGAAGGAGTAACAAAAAGGGTGCAGGCGGCTACAGCAAGAATTGCTACTAAGATGCTTACTCACTTAAAAGGCCTTGATGTTGAAGATAAATATAAAGAAGTAGCGCCAAGATTTGATATAAGAGATTTAAACATCCAGGTGCTCGGAAGCACCAGCCATTGGCATTTTCTAGCCCAAGTGGGCAGTGCTTCTAACTGGGTTTCATTTCATATTGCCTTAATGTGCGCTTTACAAGAATTCTTTTTGGGCTTAAAAAATTCGCCAGTGCCTAGTTTCGTCATTTTCGACCAACCTAGTCAAGTATATTTTCCCAAACTTAAGAAGAAGCATAGCGATGAGTCCGTTGATCTTGATGTGAAATTTGAAGATGATGAGGATGCAGAAGCTGTAAGAAAAATTTTTCAAACAATATCTAAGTCAATTTCAGAATCTAATGGTTTGTGGCAAGCGATTATTCTCGATCATGCTGACGATTCGATATATGGCAAAGATGTTCATGAGGTTGCAGTTTGGAGGAACGGAGATAAATTAATACCAAGTACATGGGTTGAATAA
- a CDS encoding YtxH domain-containing protein: MKNPFEKEDHTVLISSIAIGALVAGGLAYLYLTENGRKSREAIGHKIKDEAKDLASGVISGKTGIGKDKVKKVADFVAE; this comes from the coding sequence ATGAAAAACCCATTTGAAAAAGAAGACCACACCGTTCTGATCTCTTCAATAGCCATCGGCGCATTGGTAGCGGGAGGACTGGCCTATCTTTATTTAACAGAAAACGGCAGGAAATCACGCGAGGCAATTGGCCATAAGATCAAGGACGAAGCCAAGGATTTGGCGTCTGGTGTTATCAGCGGAAAGACCGGCATAGGTAAAGATAAAGTAAAAAAAGTGGCTGATTTTGTAGCGGAATAA
- a CDS encoding paraquat-inducible protein A has protein sequence MPEQTAQQGERSFLSKLLLILGLTVLLAGEAYFAYRLHVLSAQQEEIKQDYSAANNITLGLFSVEEWHDDIAGILNHQVRHFTLTKKQKAQLQKEVEQIILALINKAEALVKKPQKSISGKIKLFAINKFVKTDKIRAQVPSFARMVIARVDNPANKNQFSKMAMGKVAALERTPYLDSTIKANHAITGRLYKKYHVTDRDALNQHLDRSLGQIRSTMYTYSSAMLGIVVVVLLLWWLFRKNTPLHATLFIMSLLFAFILLGIGLTASMIEVDARIKSLDFVLLGEHVVFKDQVLFFQSKSIMDVVHVLISQPKVDSILVGVLIMVFSILFPIMKLSSTGIHLLGKRKLAENKFIKYFAFQSGKWSMADVIVIAILMAYIGLNGLLESQLAFLKINSDPLTIVTTNNTALQPGYIIFICFVLYSLILSTILKFITPHDAHQPGSAEPEPSAETLVLNTDSTTASQPTFRTSNIILTIALAILLGITGYCGYHLSLFSRQQEQLKQDYSTINNITFGIFSIDQWREQIMEVVNGRVDNFKLSRQQKKAMQAQVEKQLHGLVAKTAAQINRPQKTFAGKLKKFAFNQVIDVRDIQAQVPSFARTIITKVNSPASTKRLKNIATSKLGQLERQTYDSTGEAQVVLAKAMYAKYQVNSTTQLNTKLTHQLEDIRKVNYYYAYIMLGCVLFVTLLWWLLRRKAHLQTTMFILSLLIALVLLVVGVTSSIIEVDARIGSMSFMLLGEKLGFENQVLFYQNKSLLEIIQVLVSQPKPDAVLVGVLLFLFVIVLPVLILIASGLHVLGNERIAENKVIRYLAFESGKWNMADVMVVGIAMTYIGLNGILKSQLGGLNIHNDMLTTVTTNNSSLQPGFLVFVAYVIYEIVLSKMLKQITNKA, from the coding sequence ATGCCTGAACAAACCGCTCAGCAGGGCGAACGCTCTTTTTTAAGTAAACTTTTGCTGATCCTGGGTCTCACCGTTTTACTGGCTGGTGAAGCCTATTTTGCCTACCGGCTTCATGTGCTTTCTGCACAGCAGGAAGAGATCAAACAAGACTATTCCGCTGCCAATAACATCACCCTGGGGCTGTTTTCGGTGGAGGAATGGCATGATGATATAGCCGGCATTTTAAATCATCAGGTCAGGCACTTTACTTTAACGAAGAAACAGAAGGCTCAGTTGCAGAAGGAAGTTGAACAGATCATCCTGGCGCTGATCAATAAAGCCGAAGCACTCGTTAAAAAACCGCAGAAATCGATCAGCGGTAAAATCAAGCTGTTCGCCATCAATAAATTTGTTAAAACAGACAAGATCAGGGCGCAGGTACCTTCATTTGCGCGCATGGTCATTGCCAGGGTAGATAACCCGGCTAATAAAAATCAGTTTAGCAAAATGGCCATGGGTAAGGTCGCTGCTTTGGAACGCACCCCTTATCTGGACAGTACCATAAAAGCGAATCATGCGATTACCGGCAGGCTGTACAAAAAGTATCATGTTACCGACCGTGATGCCTTGAATCAGCATCTTGACCGATCGTTGGGTCAGATCCGTTCGACAATGTACACTTACTCATCAGCGATGCTGGGCATTGTCGTGGTGGTGCTGCTCCTGTGGTGGCTTTTCCGGAAGAACACCCCATTGCACGCCACCTTGTTTATAATGTCGCTGCTTTTTGCGTTTATCTTGCTGGGCATCGGACTTACCGCATCCATGATCGAAGTGGATGCCCGTATCAAGTCGCTGGATTTTGTGCTCTTGGGCGAACACGTGGTCTTTAAAGACCAAGTCTTGTTCTTTCAAAGTAAAAGCATCATGGACGTTGTCCATGTACTCATCAGTCAGCCCAAAGTAGATTCCATCTTGGTGGGGGTATTGATCATGGTCTTCAGTATTCTATTTCCGATCATGAAGCTTTCTTCGACGGGTATTCACCTGCTCGGTAAACGCAAACTGGCGGAAAACAAATTCATCAAGTATTTCGCTTTTCAATCCGGTAAATGGAGCATGGCCGATGTCATCGTGATCGCTATCCTGATGGCTTATATCGGCCTGAACGGCCTGCTCGAAAGCCAGCTGGCTTTCCTAAAGATCAATAGTGATCCGCTGACCATTGTCACCACCAACAACACCGCCTTACAACCGGGCTATATCATTTTCATCTGCTTCGTCTTATACAGCCTTATTCTTTCAACCATACTGAAATTCATTACACCGCATGATGCGCATCAGCCGGGCAGTGCCGAACCGGAACCGTCTGCAGAAACTTTAGTTTTAAATACAGATTCGACGACTGCATCGCAGCCCACATTTCGTACAAGCAATATCATCCTGACCATTGCCCTCGCCATCCTGCTTGGTATCACTGGTTATTGCGGCTACCACTTAAGCCTGTTCTCCCGCCAGCAGGAGCAGTTGAAACAAGATTATAGTACAATCAATAATATTACGTTCGGCATTTTTTCTATCGACCAGTGGCGTGAACAGATTATGGAGGTGGTGAATGGCAGGGTGGATAACTTCAAGCTGAGCCGCCAGCAAAAGAAGGCGATGCAGGCACAGGTGGAAAAACAACTGCACGGACTGGTTGCCAAAACTGCGGCACAGATCAACCGGCCTCAGAAAACCTTTGCCGGCAAGTTGAAAAAGTTTGCCTTCAACCAGGTCATTGATGTTCGGGATATCCAGGCTCAGGTACCTTCATTTGCCCGGACGATCATCACAAAAGTGAACAGCCCGGCCAGTACCAAAAGGCTAAAAAATATTGCCACCAGCAAGCTGGGGCAACTGGAGCGCCAGACCTATGACAGTACTGGGGAAGCTCAGGTTGTGTTGGCAAAGGCGATGTACGCTAAATATCAGGTCAACAGCACTACGCAACTCAATACAAAACTTACTCATCAATTAGAAGATATCCGCAAGGTGAATTATTATTATGCGTATATCATGTTGGGTTGTGTACTGTTTGTGACGTTGTTATGGTGGTTGCTGCGCCGTAAGGCACATTTGCAGACAACAATGTTCATCCTGTCTTTACTGATCGCTCTCGTACTCTTAGTGGTTGGCGTTACTTCATCCATCATTGAAGTCGATGCCCGTATTGGCAGCATGAGCTTTATGCTGCTGGGTGAAAAACTGGGTTTTGAGAACCAGGTGCTTTTTTATCAGAACAAAAGTTTGCTGGAAATTATCCAGGTACTGGTGTCGCAGCCTAAACCTGATGCCGTACTCGTAGGTGTTTTGCTGTTCTTGTTCGTGATTGTATTGCCTGTACTCATCCTGATCGCTTCAGGTCTGCATGTGTTAGGAAACGAGCGAATAGCGGAAAACAAGGTCATCCGTTATCTTGCTTTTGAATCCGGTAAGTGGAATATGGCAGACGTGATGGTGGTGGGCATTGCCATGACCTATATTGGTTTGAATGGGATTCTGAAGAGCCAGCTTGGAGGTTTGAACATTCATAATGATATGTTGACCACGGTGACCACCAACAATTCATCTTTGCAACCCGGCTTCCTTGTTTTTGTGGCTTATGTAATTTATGAAATCGTATTAAGCAAGATGCTGAAGCAGATCACGAATAAAGCCTGA